CTGTAGCAATATGATGTCGCCTGGAACTAGTTCGACCGATGGAATCAGGTGAATTTCACCACTGCGCAACACCCGTGCTTCAGTGACAGTCATCTTGGAAAGTGCTTCCAGGGCTTTAGCTGCCTTGGATTCCTGCAGGAATCCAATGGTGGCATTGACCAGTACCACTGTGAAGATCACCCCCGCATCAATCCACTCATTTAACGCTGCAGTAATACCACTGGCAACCAGCAGGATATAAATCAGCGGTTGATGGAACTGCAGGAGAAATGTGATCAGCGGACTATGCCCGTCGCGCACCGGGATTGCGTTGGGACCAAACCGTTCTCTGCGGGATTCAACCTCGAATCGGTCCAGCCCTTTTTGCGGATCGCTGTCTAGCAGCGTAATAATCTCTTCCGCATCGAGCTGGTGTAAATGTTTTTCGAATAGTATCTCCATGGTATACCTTCATTATTCGAGCAGTTTCACAGCATCTTGAGGTAACGCAGCTAACTGGAAAAGGACAGAAGCATTTTTAGCCGTTTTCCAGTAGCCATTGAACAGCGGAGCGGGACATCTCAGCGGCATTGTTGAGGCCCAGTTTGCGTTTGATGTTGTTGCGGTGGGAATCAATGGTGTGGGGGCTCAGGAAGAGTTGCTCTGCGATCATACCACTGGTGAGACCTTCACCAATCAGCCGGAAGATTTCGAGTTCTCGATCGGTCAGACTTTCGATTGGGGTTTTGGTTGCGTCTACACCATCCAGTGACTGCTTGATCAGCCTGCGGCTGATATCAGGGCTCACAAAGTGTTCTCCGCGCAGCACAGTGTGAATCGCATCGATTACTTTTTCATTTGATTCCTGCTTGTTCAGGTAGCCCAGCGCTCCTGCGCGCAGAGCGCGCTCTGCATACAGTGACTCCTGAAACCCGGAAACAACGAGCGTCTTGACGTTGGGGTGTCTCAGTTTGATCTGCTTGACGAGCTCGATACCATGCCCGCTTTTCAGTGCGATATCAACAAGTACCAGATCAGGACTTAATTCAAAAACCAGTGAAATGGCTTCCTCTTCGGTGCCTGCTTCACCACAGACCTCCATGTCATCCTGAAAATTGATGCGCGTTGCCAGGGCTTCCCGGACCAAGGGATGATCATCGACGATCAGGATTCTCGCAGGCATGTTTTGCGTAGACATGTTTAGCTCTCCTTGAGCAGTTTGGTCGGTACGAGACATCTGATCGATGCCCCGCCGGACGGACCGGCTTCTATGTGGAATGTTCCACCTGCGACTCCACATCGATACTGCATGGTCCTTAATCCCATTCCCATTTCTCGATTCGATTGATCCCTGTCTTTGTCAGGTCTGATTCCAATGCCGTTATCGTTCACTTCAAGTACGACATAATCTTCGTCACCTTCTAATATAATACTGATTTCTGTGGCTTGACTGTGGCGCAGAGAGTTACTGGTCGCCTCCTGTGCGATTCGATACAAGTGGGTGGCTGTGGCATTGTCGGCAAGCACGACGCTTGCAGAGGACTCGAACCGGCAAGTGACGCGAGGATGTGTATTAATCGAGGCTGAGAGCTCTGCGAGTGCCGCCTGCAATCCACGAGGCTCAATCTGCACAGGCATTACGCCGTGGGCCAGACGTCTGACATGTACATTCGTCTCGTTGAGTAGTGAGGAGATTCTCGCTGCTAAAGCCCGCAGTCTGGAAAACTCAGCTGTTTGTAAGTGGCGTGCAGTTTCTTCAGTCGATTCCTCTGGGATCGCATCCAGAAGTTCGACAAGCGTGCCTGCAAACAAAGCCAGTCCAGTCAATTCCTGACCAATCCCATCATGCAGTTCCTGCCCGATTCGTCGCTGTTCATCCTCAGCAATCTGCAGAACGTGAGCCTGAAGCTGTTTGCGTTCGGAGATATCGTGGACAATCCCGGTGAATACCTGCAAATGGTCGACTTCAGTGATCGAAATTTCGATGGGAAATGTCGAGCCATCTTTCCGGCGGCCAACCAGTTCACGGACTGAGTCGAGAATTCGGGGTTTGCCGGTTTGTAGATACCGTTTAATATAGCTGTCGTGCTCTTCGCTATAAGGAGCCGGCATGAGCATACTCACGTTCTGGTTGATCATTTCATTCCGGGTATAACCGAATAATCTCTCCGTTGAGCGATTTATGGTCTGGATCACCCCCTGGCTGTCTATCGAGATGATCGCGTCAAGGGCCGAATCCAGAATCGCTTCAAGATGACTGCGTTCCGCTCGTATTTCCCTCGTGCGTTGCTGCACAGCTTCTTCCAGATCAATCGTACGTTGCCGGAGCTTGGCGTTCTCAACCCGGGAGTGGGTATCATCGAAGACATACCCTTTGAGCCGGATAAGATTTCCCTGTTCATCGAAGGTTCCAATAACAGTCTCAACAACGTGCAGGGTTATGCCGTCATTGCGACGGGTAATGCGTTCAAATCGATCGAGTGTTCCCATCACACGGATTCTCTCGATGAACGCAGTCCATGAATACGGATCTGAGTAAAAGTCCTGCAGACTGCTGCCGACCGCCTGTTGCTGACTCACAAAACCGAACATGTCGACAAACGCACGATTGCACAGCAGTATTTCACCATCAGGCGTGGCGAGATAATCACCTGTGAGGTCGTCGTCAAAGAGTAAGCGATAATTTTCTTCACTTTGTCGAAGAGATTGCTGTGCAAGTTTTGTTTCTGTGATATCCCGCAACAGCGCGTCATAGGCGGTTAATTGACCGTCAGCATCATAGTAAGGAATGATCAATTTCCTGAGCCAGCGGAGCTGTCCATCTTTCCGCCGGATACGGAATTCAGACGGCTTTGGCTGCTGCCCTGAAAGAACCTGTTCAATTTGGCGCTCGATATCAGAACGGTCATCCTCAAGGACTAGATCGATCCACAGACGGTGATTAGCGGCATACTCTTCAGGCCGATACCCGGTGATTGCAGCGCACTTCGGCCCATGTTGCTTTTCTACTACCTGTCCTTCATCCAGCAGAACGTGGTAGTGATAGTCAGCGACGGCGTCTCGTAATTGATGGTAGCGGGACTCGACTGCCGGTTGCATTTGCCGATGTTGTTTCTCAACCATAATTTGGACGTGCTTCTCGCTGAAAACGGTTTTCGATGAGCCCGAAAGGGGACGTCTATTCAAGCCCTTACAAAAATTATACAAAGCAGATTTCTGCCGTGAATAGCGGAATCCGCCATTCCTCAAATGGTGTTAATATCTATTGTAGAAGTTGCCATGCTATGGATAATTTTACGATATTGGGGTCAGAATTCCGCCACTAAAAAGCGCGAGAATCTGACACACAGCCAGGGACATAGGCCGTTTCAATGCTGTGATGCGGACAGGAACAAGTTCATGAAGAAAAGCGGCAGAATAGTTCAGGAGCCAGGAGTTCAAATCGTCGCAGTTAATCTGAGCCTTGGAATAACAGTACGGATTTTCCAGTAGATCTATCCCAGCTCGACGAAGCAGATCGTCTGAGTGTTCTGATGATCTGCGATAGTAGTAACAGCGGTTCGACACAATAAACGAACTGGTTGCTAAACAAACTTTGATCAATTAGCAGGGAGGAGTGTAATGAGTACTGCCACTTTGAACCAAATGAAGATGACTGACTTAGATGGTCACGCAGGTAGCGAACACAGGACTTCCATGAATGTCGGGCATCAAACAGAGACAGAGCTCATAAAGGGGCAGCCTTCTCTCAAAACTCTCCCGGTGAGCGCTGGCGAAAGAGGGGTGTGCAGCTTGTCCGCCGCCAGTGCTCGCCATCTATTACATTCCAGTGATTACGGAGAGATACGTTGCCTGGAATGTGAAGCACAAGCAGAAGTTCTGATCCTGCGTGGCCAGGTAACATCCTGGCATCAGAAGCAGGTAGCTCAAGAAACCGTCCGAAATGTTCCCGGCTTCATAAAAATATTGAATTATGTGGAAGTCGTCCCGCTATAGTCGATAGAGAGGCGACCAGGCCATTCGCGGAAAGTTGCGCAGTAATCTCAACAGGCACTCATAACGTTTTCAGTTTTTTGGAGGAGTACGATGCTGGTCTTGACTCGTAAGCGTGGTGAAAGAGTTGTTATCAGTGATAACATCAAGCTGACAGTGGTTTCGATTCGGGGGAAACGAGTGAAACTGGGTGTGACTGCACCGGCAGATGTCAGCATCCGCCGGGACGATCTTTCTAAAACAGCCAATAGGGGGGCTTTGCTTGAAGAAAGTTGTCCCACCCGGGGGTCTTAGCTCTGGTCCAAGTCACTGCGGTCATCAGCATGATACAGATCAGTTTGCCCATTCGTTGAGTCTCTGGGAAGGATGTGTTTTTTTCAAATCACTTACCCGATTGCCTGTCGCTTCTACCAAGGGCAGGATTTGGTTGAATCATGTTTCATCGAAAAATATACTGAATGGGTGATTAAAGGATGATTTTTAGAAGTATTTCAGGTAGCAATATGATCTGATAACTGAAAATCACCTTCAGGGGCAACAATCCACTATTAAGGATGGAGTAGATCAGAACGCATGCAGCGGTTTAAAAAAATTCTTGTGGGTGTTGACCTGTCATCAGGAGATCACCTCGTTTCAGATGAGGTTTCACCTGCCTCCCAGGAAGCGGTAGACCGCGCCATCTGGTTGGCCGGATCGAATTCTGCAGAGCTCACATTCTTTTTTACCCTGGATGTTTCTGCTGAAACTCAACGGATGATTGAAGAGTCTAATGAGAAGGACTCTATAGTCACAACTGCTCAACAAGTATTGAACGGACTGGTGTCGCAAGCGAAAGAATCAGGAATCAAGGCTGACAGCGAGGTCTGTTTCGGCAGAAGCTGGCGACAGATAATTCTGAAGGTGGTACTTGATGGATACGATATTGTGATAGCGGGAACCCGACACCTGGGCCCGTTCAAATCAATATTGCTGGGCAGCACTGGCGTGAAGCTCTTGAGACTATGTCCATCTCCTGTATGGATTACACAGCCACAATCAGATTCACAGATCAAATCGATCCTGGTTGCACATTGCTTGCGTCCTGTTGGCGATCTCGCTCTGGAGCTAGGGGCCGCCATGGCGGAATTACACGGTTCGGAACTCCATGTAGTTCACTCACAGGAACATTCGGAATTTGACTCCTGGCATTCTACTTTCCAGCATGAGGAACGCAATCTGAGAACTCCCCTCGAAGTCAAACGCCATATCGAATCTCAGCTTGCTGGTTTCCAGCTTAAAACTCATCCACAGATACATATCGTCACTTCCACACCACCAGATATCGCAGTTCTGAGTCTGGTGGAAAAGCACAATATCGAGTTGCTTGTTATGGGCACCATCGCACGTACGGGCATCAGTGGATTAATAATAGGGAATACAGCTGAAAAATTACTTCCACAAATCAACTGTTCTGTTTTGGCAGTTAAGCCTGCTGATTTTGATTCACCTGTGACAGGCTGAAGCTGATAAAGTCTAAAGCAGTATCTATTACCCTGGCTGTTGTCCTGGGAGCAATGAGTTAACCGTTTTTATCTCTAAACTGTCGGTATGGGGACATAAAGAATACTATATGCCGGGATGCTGGCCACGGCCTTATCCAATTTTTGATAAGATCTGGTAATAAAGACCGTAGGGATGACGTACTGTTTAACTGCGTTTAAGTAGCCCACGATTAAGTAGCGCACGATGAATTCCGCATCAGATCTCTGTGTGTCATTGCAAAATATGATTCGCGTAATTCAGAGCCTGGTGATACTAACCTAAGAAATATTCAGTATGGATAACTCCCGATCATTCATTGAAGCTGATTCTCCACGCCCTTCCATACTACCTTGTTTTCTGCGTGGTTTTCTTGAGAATCCATTACGAGTGGCTTCGTTTCTTCCGAGTTCCAATTACCTGCAGCGAAAACTGAGTTCGCTGGAGTGTCTGCAGGCTGCTCAGGTGGTTGTTGAACTGGGGCCGGGTACCGGAGAGACCACGCGGGCACTGCTCAATCAACTGCCTCAGCAGTCTATTCTGCTTTGTATTGAAGTCGTAAATGAATTCGTGAATCAGGTTCGACGGATCACAGATGCGCGAGTGATTGTTGAAAAAGGATCAGCATTAAATTTACGGCAGATCCTCAAACATTACCAGCTTGCGTCTCCTGATGTGATTGTTTCCGGGGTACCTTTTTCAGTAATGTCTCCCGAAGAGGGGCATTCCCTGATTGAATCGATTTATGACACCTTAGCGCCTGGCGGGAGCTTTGTCACCTATCAGTTCCGCAGTAGGGTCTGCGATCTGGCATTCGAATATTTCGGTAAGCCAAAGCATCGCTCCGTCGTTCTCTGGAACCTGCCTCCCCTGGAAATATTTGTCTGGCAGAAAAACACCACACACGGTTCTGTCTTACGTAATCATATCGACTTCGATTTTGACGCAACATAACTGACCTGCCCTGAGAGCGATAATAGGATTATGTGGATGAGTCATTTGAACAACTTGTTTCCATCCTTGAACCAGCTGAAATGTTAAGAATTAACAGTTGCTTTTACGTCGCATTTCGTGCGACAGCCGGGACGGTATAATTCTGCTCTCTCGCCCGGTCTTGCGTGTGGATATTGTGTTCCGCCAAAAAACATTGTCGATATTGCCCAAACGTTGTCAGTCCCAGGGCAATGCCAAAATACGCCAGCGCTTCCTGAGTAACGGTCGACCTGAAGACGATCGAAGAGGGGCGACCACTAATCATTTACGCAGCGCGCCAGGGAAAATCACTTCGCGGCCTGGTGAGAGAAATGCTGGCTCCAGGAATTCAAGAAATCTGCAAAGAGATCCAGATTCCGGACCCGTCCAGACGAAACCCTCAGATAATCACTGAAATCACCCAATTTTGGCAGATTTGCCCGTATCAGGCCCTGAGAGGCCCTGTATCGCATCGCAGGCTGGAAACGCCCGGTAAGGCCTTAAATGAAAAGATATCGCGAAATAGGGGCCATCCATTAATCAGGGTTTCTACTAAGACGTTCCCCATGGACATCCTCTCGCGCGAACAGCAACAATCAATCGGCTTAATTAAGGAGGTTTTTCTCTGTGTAAAAGTTTTCAGGAAACACTTCAGACAATCGTTAAAATCCTACCGCTTCATCAACATGTACTATTGAGCCGTATATTATTTATTCATTTCCTCTACCCAGGCAAAATGATCGTGCGATAATCCACATATGAATGATGTTTTATGTAGTGCTACCAATAGTCCTGTAATCAACCCGAAATTACAACTCTTGAATGTCATGTTGGTGGATAACAAAGCTGGGAGAGCATTACTCTGTGCAAAACATGATGTAGGACACCGATAAGCCGCGACTGTCCCTCTAATCGTCCAATCGATTCTCCATCTCATCCACGGTCGCCAGGATGTCCTGAAAAATTTAGTACGTTGCCTGGATCAGGCAACTCGAACAGCCTTATTTCTTTGCAAGAAAATGGGACCTGAATGGAGAATCATTGATCATGCAGAAAACACTTGGACTACCCCCGGATTATGATCCAGTCGTCTATATCAT
The Gimesia sp. genome window above contains:
- a CDS encoding response regulator transcription factor, producing the protein MSTQNMPARILIVDDHPLVREALATRINFQDDMEVCGEAGTEEEAISLVFELSPDLVLVDIALKSGHGIELVKQIKLRHPNVKTLVVSGFQESLYAERALRAGALGYLNKQESNEKVIDAIHTVLRGEHFVSPDISRRLIKQSLDGVDATKTPIESLTDRELEIFRLIGEGLTSGMIAEQLFLSPHTIDSHRNNIKRKLGLNNAAEMSRSAVQWLLENG
- a CDS encoding PAS domain S-box protein, translating into MVEKQHRQMQPAVESRYHQLRDAVADYHYHVLLDEGQVVEKQHGPKCAAITGYRPEEYAANHRLWIDLVLEDDRSDIERQIEQVLSGQQPKPSEFRIRRKDGQLRWLRKLIIPYYDADGQLTAYDALLRDITETKLAQQSLRQSEENYRLLFDDDLTGDYLATPDGEILLCNRAFVDMFGFVSQQQAVGSSLQDFYSDPYSWTAFIERIRVMGTLDRFERITRRNDGITLHVVETVIGTFDEQGNLIRLKGYVFDDTHSRVENAKLRQRTIDLEEAVQQRTREIRAERSHLEAILDSALDAIISIDSQGVIQTINRSTERLFGYTRNEMINQNVSMLMPAPYSEEHDSYIKRYLQTGKPRILDSVRELVGRRKDGSTFPIEISITEVDHLQVFTGIVHDISERKQLQAHVLQIAEDEQRRIGQELHDGIGQELTGLALFAGTLVELLDAIPEESTEETARHLQTAEFSRLRALAARISSLLNETNVHVRRLAHGVMPVQIEPRGLQAALAELSASINTHPRVTCRFESSASVVLADNATATHLYRIAQEATSNSLRHSQATEISIILEGDEDYVVLEVNDNGIGIRPDKDRDQSNREMGMGLRTMQYRCGVAGGTFHIEAGPSGGASIRCLVPTKLLKES
- a CDS encoding BON domain-containing protein, encoding MSTATLNQMKMTDLDGHAGSEHRTSMNVGHQTETELIKGQPSLKTLPVSAGERGVCSLSAASARHLLHSSDYGEIRCLECEAQAEVLILRGQVTSWHQKQVAQETVRNVPGFIKILNYVEVVPL
- a CDS encoding carbon storage regulator; translation: MLVLTRKRGERVVISDNIKLTVVSIRGKRVKLGVTAPADVSIRRDDLSKTANRGALLEESCPTRGS
- a CDS encoding universal stress protein, which translates into the protein MQRFKKILVGVDLSSGDHLVSDEVSPASQEAVDRAIWLAGSNSAELTFFFTLDVSAETQRMIEESNEKDSIVTTAQQVLNGLVSQAKESGIKADSEVCFGRSWRQIILKVVLDGYDIVIAGTRHLGPFKSILLGSTGVKLLRLCPSPVWITQPQSDSQIKSILVAHCLRPVGDLALELGAAMAELHGSELHVVHSQEHSEFDSWHSTFQHEERNLRTPLEVKRHIESQLAGFQLKTHPQIHIVTSTPPDIAVLSLVEKHNIELLVMGTIARTGISGLIIGNTAEKLLPQINCSVLAVKPADFDSPVTG
- a CDS encoding methyltransferase domain-containing protein; translated protein: MDNSRSFIEADSPRPSILPCFLRGFLENPLRVASFLPSSNYLQRKLSSLECLQAAQVVVELGPGTGETTRALLNQLPQQSILLCIEVVNEFVNQVRRITDARVIVEKGSALNLRQILKHYQLASPDVIVSGVPFSVMSPEEGHSLIESIYDTLAPGGSFVTYQFRSRVCDLAFEYFGKPKHRSVVLWNLPPLEIFVWQKNTTHGSVLRNHIDFDFDAT